One window of Actinomycetota bacterium genomic DNA carries:
- a CDS encoding D-alanine--D-alanine ligase — protein MSKKTIAVLKGGRSLERNISLKSGARVEKALRELGYSVEGIDVDASLVKRLGELKPDAAFIAMHGRSGEDGTVQELMDILGIPYTGSDVLPSISCMDKVLSKHIFEENGVPTPSFFAFNRDAFQELGAVDTMPIIGEDLGFPIVVKPAAQGSALGIRFAHTGSELPAALISAFSFDNKVLLEKYVKGKELAVSILGKEPRALPIVEVRPKTDFFDFESRYTMGKADYLAPAEIPEDVAAQASELSLRVFKTLGCSGFGRVDIMLGEDGSLQVLEINTIPGFTETSLLPMAANATGISFNELVEEILLCALEG, from the coding sequence ATGAGCAAAAAGACAATAGCCGTCCTCAAGGGCGGACGCTCGCTGGAGCGGAACATCTCACTCAAGTCCGGGGCCAGGGTGGAGAAGGCTCTCAGAGAGCTGGGCTACTCCGTCGAAGGCATCGACGTCGACGCCAGCCTGGTGAAGCGGTTGGGCGAACTCAAGCCCGACGCCGCCTTCATCGCCATGCACGGCCGCAGCGGCGAGGACGGCACCGTACAGGAGCTCATGGACATCCTTGGCATCCCCTATACCGGCTCCGACGTGCTGCCTTCGATCAGCTGCATGGACAAGGTCCTGTCCAAACACATCTTCGAGGAAAACGGCGTGCCGACGCCGTCTTTCTTCGCCTTCAACCGTGACGCCTTCCAGGAGCTGGGCGCGGTCGACACCATGCCCATCATCGGCGAAGACCTGGGCTTCCCCATCGTGGTCAAGCCGGCGGCGCAGGGCTCGGCCCTGGGAATCCGCTTCGCCCATACCGGGAGCGAGCTGCCGGCGGCGTTGATATCGGCGTTTAGTTTTGACAACAAGGTGCTGCTCGAGAAGTATGTCAAGGGCAAGGAGCTCGCCGTCAGCATCCTGGGGAAGGAACCGCGGGCGCTGCCGATCGTCGAGGTGAGGCCCAAGACCGATTTCTTCGATTTCGAGTCGCGCTACACCATGGGCAAGGCCGACTACCTGGCGCCGGCGGAGATTCCCGAAGATGTCGCCGCCCAGGCTTCGGAGCTGTCACTGAGAGTGTTCAAGACGCTCGGCTGTTCCGGCTTCGGCCGCGTGGATATCATGCTGGGAGAGGACGGCAGCCTGCAGGTGCTTGAGATCAACACCATCCCCGGCTTCACCGAGACCAGCCTGCTGCCCATGGCGGCCAACGCCACCGGCATCAGTTTCAACGAGCTGGTCGAGGAGATACTGCTCTGCGCGCTGGAAGGTTGA